The following DNA comes from Lemur catta isolate mLemCat1 chromosome 8, mLemCat1.pri, whole genome shotgun sequence.
AGGTAACATTGCCATATGGTAGCTCCAGCTGAAGGCCGAGGACGTGAACTCATAAAGGAGGCCATCTGCTCAGTTCTGGGCTTTTCTTCCGCAAAGAGGAAGGATTGCCAAGAGtctactgtttgttttttttagactCGTCAAgagcagtagtgagaaggggggaaagtagtaggacaaggagttcaatctgtgaCTGTGACTATGAATAATCAAGTGAaataactcactacctttggaccAGGCAAGAGTCCACTCTATGAAGTCAAGATACTAGATTGGTTCTCTGAGTTCCCACCTCCTTGAGCATCCTCCCCTTTGTACCCTATTAATGGATAGGGGTTTACTTCTCCACATGTTTGCTGGAGCCTAACAGCTTGGATTTGGATTCTGACTACACCATTTACCAGGACTTGTGGCCTTCGGGAAAGCCCTGTCTGTAAAACGGAGTTAGTAACAGTGTATCTCAGATATATCTCAGAGTTGTGAGGAAAAAACATGTTAATACATACAaatcacttagaacagtgccaaGCACCTATTTATGCATTCAGTGTTAGATACTATTTTTAGTGTGCCTTGGCCCAAAATAAGTTCTAGTACAGGTACAGGGCCTCTAGTGCCTGTTTGGCTTCCCCAGTATAGATAAATCAGCGCTGAGTGAGTTAATTATTAACATGTAGCTAGGTGTCTTAAGAAAACAGTGTTAAGGCTGTAGGCAACATGGTAGAAAACAATTGTTATGGTCCCAAATTTCTATTGATTGGGAAGACAAGGCAATTTCCTCCTGCATACACTTTATTCACACATGCTAAATCTCACTAAACATATCACACTGTCAGGGAAGATGGCTAAGGGAAAGTTAGGGTTGTTGGGTAATCCTTGCTTCTGGCCTTGTTTTGCACCAAGGTAAATAAACAGCCGGGAACACAACTGGGGTGAAGAGGGTAAGGGTGAGGAGGGGACAAAGCGCAGTGTGGGAGGCAGCTCATGGCGAGGCAGGCAGGCAAGCAGGCAGGCAACAGTTCTAGCCAATTAACACTTTATTTTTCCAGTTGACACCTGAATAGATGTTACTGTCCGCTTCCTAACCCCTGTGGGGGTCCTACCACACTTGGACCATCCATAGCCCAGAGGAGcaggtttccttttctccctagGACATTAAGGACATCCCCCATCTCAACAAGACAGAGAACATGCTCACCAATCCAGGGCTGGTGCACGTGCTGTCCCTGCTCTCCTCCTGCCTTGTGGAAGGCCGGGCTGAACTGGGCAAGGGTGGAGGTTACACAGACTACCGTGACCTAAGAGTGTAACTACTGGCCTGACCCACCACCCTAGGTTTACTCTTTACCTCCTAGACCAGGAACCTCCCTAAAGCTTAGCCAGTGCCCGCTAGGAAGGAGGGGCCGGCAAAGGGTGGGGGTTGAGCTGCTAAGGACAGGATACGGCAGGGAAATAAAGCAAAGGAACACGGGACAGGAGAGAAAACGTATAAAGTGCCTGAACTAAATAACCAagtgggacacaagggcagagcagCACAGGTCCCTGAGgataggaggaaaaagaaagggctAGACCACCAGGGCTTGGGGCATAGTGGAATGAGAATAGAGATGAGGCAGGGAGGCAAGAGCAGGCTGCGGGAAGAACTTCCCTAGCCCTGTTCACATCCACTAACccaaatgcaaaattatttacAAACTTAAAACCAATCCCAGGCACAGGTACTGCACCATGCCTAGGacagcaggcaggcaggcagagggtAGACTGGCTACTGTCTGACAGCCAGCTTGCCCACGCATTGCCCCTCCCTGTAGTAGTACGGAAAGGAGGAAACAGCGAGACCCCCAGCCAGGAAGCCCGACTATGCCTGCAGCTCCTTCCCCCATGGCTCATGGCTCTGCCATGGCCTGAGCCTCTCTGTCTGACTGTACCAGAGAATGGGTGTCAGGACCCAGGGGTGGAGCATCAGGGGGCTCTGGGGGTGTCTCTGGCCCCAAGCCCAGCTCTGCATTCAGCTGCTCCAGCTCCCCCTGATCCAGCAACTCAAAGTCCTCAGTGGTGAgtgcctcttcttcctcaggggcaggcaggggctgggctaaGTCCTGGGGAAGAGGTGAGAACATGGAGGAGGGGACTGGGTCACTGTCAGCAAGGCAAAGTGGGGGTGACAGGGTGGTGGGTGGAGCACTGAGGTCACCACTCACAGCCTCTGGGCTCAGCGTCTCCACTGATCCTCCAGGGGAGCACTTCACTCCATCTGGGGAGGACCCTGCCCCATTGAAGTGTGTGTTCACAAAATGAAGGGGGGATGAGAGCCGAAGCAAGGTTTCCTTAGCTGCcacatcttcttcttcttcctccaagTCCAGGGCTTGCCTTGACAGGGTCTGAGCAGGGCCCAGTAGGTCTTCAGGAGGCACtagctctgcctcctctccctctcccagctcccgGCTCAGGGCCTCCTCTGGCTCACTTGGCAGGCTCTGTTGGTCCAAATCTGTGCAGAGAACACAGGGTTAGGAATCAGCCTGCTGCTCTAACTGGCCACAACAGCCAACCAGTTCAAGGACGAGAACTCAAGACATGGAAGGCTGGGCCAAACCTTAGGTGTCAGGGTCTTTCAGGACCTTAGGGCAGAATGAAAGGATCAATTCCCCAAAAGAAACATTGACAGGGGCCAGAGAACAGAATCAGCACCCCACAGCAGGGAATGGGAAGATGAGGAAGGGCGAGGGGCACCCCATACCCTCAGAGACATCAGTCAGTTGTGGAGTTGTGGCCCGGGATACTGAGAAGCCACCACTCTCCAAGATAGAAGCCTCCTCATCTGACAGCTCTGAGTCTGTAATGGCCAATGCCAGTGCTGTTTTCTTCACATCCACCTGCAGGAGAACCAGGATGAACACAAGTGATAAGAGAACCAATTTTTCAGGGGCACACTCTCCCCCAAAACCTCTAGCTCCCACCCCCTTGAGAGGTGACAACTCTGAAGCAGACAGATTCTCCCCCAGCCTTCTATTTCACACCCCCATCTCCCCTGGACCTCACCACTGCGGAGAAGCCAGCCAGCTCTGCCTCGctctcactctctgtctctgccaGTGGTTCATCACCTCCTGGGGGTATGTTCTTTCCTTGCCTCTCTAGAGAAGCAAGAGCAGTAGGACAGTGACCAAGCATGGGCAATGGTAGGGTACAAACATGGTCAAGAAATTGCAGATCTCAATTCCAAAGCATCTCACAAGCCATAAACCAAAGCCCTCCCCTACTTTCACCCTCCTGGATTAAGGGAGCCCTCTTACTCCTCTTGTCGTGTTTGTGATGCAGGGCATCAGCTTCCGCCTTCATGCTGTAGTCCAGCTGCATGAGCAGGGGCTCGAGGCGAGTGTACATCCTCTGGATTAGCTCATGATAAACCACCAGGGGCCACAGCAGGATACTCAGCACTATGGGTTAGAAAGTCCCCTCAGAGCTCCCTATGCCAACTTCCTAAGGGCCCTCATTCACCTAGTCCCTGAACAGGAGGACTGAAGGAAGATAAGGTCCTTTCCCAAGGCTGTGCCAACCTTTTCCCTTCACACCCACTGCCCTCCTCCTCAGATGACTCTTTCTCTGTCACTACAACATCCCTGGAGACCTCCACAAATTGGTAACTGGGCAGATGGAGCATGGTCCTCCCTCTGGGTAAGAccaggggaagaaaaaaggagagggcTTTGAGAAGGGCAGGACTAGACCCTACTCACAGACAATGTAGGAAATCATAATTCCTGGAACATAGTGTCCCAGCACAGCCAGCACAGCACAGCCAGAGCAGACTCGAGCACAGAACTGCAGAGAAGAGCACAGACAGGGTCTGAGTAAGAAACTGTTGCTCAGCTAGTGAAAGGATGGATATGTCTTCAAGGAATGTGGTGATCCAACCTAGACAAGAGGTTCAAGACCACCAATTCAGAAGTTTGCAACAGACACTACCAAACACCTATAAGTCACACCAATCTGCCTTGGCAGGACAAAGAAGCTACCAGAAGCTTATTCCTTGAGGCATGCCTGCCTCCTATACCTGGCAGTAGCTATGAACGTCGCCTTACGGCCTTTTCCTTCAGGGTCTCCAACAAGGGAGTTCACATCacacctcccccatcccccacctctaGTCCCCCTTGGGGCAGGGAATTGTTGTATAATATAGGGGGGTTACCTGAGCTGGATTCTGCCTCTTGTACTGGAGCAGCTCCTGCAGGTGAATCTGGAAGGTGAGCCAGCTCTCAGCCAGGTATCTGCACAACTCAGGCACACTCAGCAGGTGCGGCCGGGCTCCTGACCCCGCACCCTCACTGGGGAGACATGACATGACCCCTGGAGGCCTCAGACACCAGTTCCTAGACACTCACATCCCTCTGAGAATGACAATGAGATCTTCAGTCTAAAAAGGTAGACAACCCACCTCCCCAAAAAAGGCTGTCTTGGTCTTGGGAAGCAAAGACCAGAGGACCCAACCCTCTGCTCCAAAAGGAGCAGGCACACAAAAACCTTGGTCCTAGGAGCCCAGGACCAAGAAAACTCCATGGCTTGTTACTAGTCTATTCACTATGCTGAGGCCTGTGCCTGCAGAAAATGCAGCACTGCCCTGCTCCATGGTGCCATCGGCACCAGCAAGCAAGACAGGATTTGGGCATCTGTCTTCGAGAGGTGGCCTGCACTCACCTGTCAGAGTGTGGCTCCTCTGGGGAAGATGCTATagagagaggagggggacagATTATTGAGTGGTAGGGGCCCTAGGAGACACTCCCCAAGGCAGAAATAGTCGTCCCTCCTCTGCAGTCCCAGAGCACTTtcttcagatgccaatcacaagaGGTATTACATGTTATTGTTATTTGTCTCCTTTAGACTTCACCCTTTTCAAACACAGAAACCATATCTTATTCATGTTTATATCTCAAGCAATTCACGTACAGCTTGGCACCTGGTTGCTCCAAAACGACTATTAAGTAAATATGCAGCTAGCACAAAAAACAATGACTTCATATTTATGTACTTCCTATCGTGTCTGAAGTGCGACCACAAGCACATAACACATATTAATTCATGTAATCCTCACCTTCCTATCAAGTAAGTTCTATCACCCATGTTTTAtgtataaggaaactgaggctaacaGACTGAGCGACTTTAACAAGGTCACAcatggtaagtggcagagcagggaatGGAACAGACTGGTGCAGACTCCACAATCTTAACCAATGCACTTACAGTAATATTAATTTTGGGAAAGGGGAAATTCTCGTTTTAGGTAATTTCCTAAAACGGGGAGGGATGGGGGGGTGTGCCAGGGAGGCAGGTGGCCTGCTACACATTACCCTCACCATTCAACCCCACCCAGCGGGCTCAGGCACCAAGCAAGTACCTAAAGGGTGATTACTAAATGAACGAAGAAACACTCACCTGAAACATCAGGGAAAAAGCGAGGCTGCCAGAGATCCAGCAGAAAATAGGCCAAAAGTGAGATGCTGAGTAGGAAGAAGGGCCGGAGGGACGACGAAGACAGCAACCTTAAGGAGAGACAGGCACCTCAGCGGCGAGTGGGTGAGAAGCTCCTGTACCCATTTCCAAAGGCGGAAAAGCGCCCATCGATGGGGGAATGGCACCTCTAGGCCTAACTCacgagccagagagagagaggaaaggggcaACCTAGGCGGACATCAGCCTTCAAAAACTGGGGGATGGGTCATTCCCACAGGCCAAGTGACAACCCAGAATGGGGAATGGTACTCCcggcccctcccgcccccgctcagcccggccccgcccccctcCTCCGCGGCCGTTACCAGAAGAGGCCGTTGAGCGCGGCCGCCGTGACCAGGCTGTGCAGCGGCTTCTCCCACACCAGCAGCCGCTGCGCCGCCGCCAGCACCGCCTCCCAGCCGCGGAGCCGCAGCCACAGCGTCGTGGCCAGACGTCCCACCGCCTCGGCCGTGGCCgcctcctcctccgcctcgcCGGTGGCCTCACCCATGCCTAGGCCCAGACCCAGGCCCAGGCCGAGGCTCAGGCCCATCCCAGGGCCCCCACCCGCGCCGGTGTTTCCACCCCCACCGCCGCTCGCCATAGCCCCGCTGCAGCCGCCGCCCGAGCTCGCGAGGAGCCAGGGCTGCGCGGCCGCCGCCGGGGGCGCGTCAGGCGGAAGGGGGCGCACACCGAGGAAAGCAGAGGCTGCGGACGAGGGTCACGTGACGGCTGAGCGACGAGCTCATCACATGACGCGGCCTAACTGCCGGGATAGGGCTGCTCGCGCGTGCGCGCAGGTGGCTTGGTGACCCTGCGCCTACGCAGGTGCGTGTACTGGCTGTTGAAGTTGTGACCGCAGGTCAGGGTCCAGATCCCTGCAGACCCGCCCGTTTTCTTCTCGAAGAGCGGGCAAGGCGGCTAGGAAGTCCGGTGTTGCCCCTACCCCTGACTGGAGGGGCAGAAAGCGGGCTTCCAGACGCCGGGTATCCCGGGTAGGATCTGCTACTCTCGAGAAGGGCGGCGGCCGTCCCATTACTCAACCCTCAACGCACTGGTCCTCCTTGTTCCCTCCCCTCGGCGGGTAAACACACCAGCGCGTGACTCGACAGACTCGAAAACAGCTTCACCTACTCAGAAGTTCCCCATCTCTTTCCAGCCTCCGCGTATCAGAgttccttcctccccccacctcaaACGTGAGATTGGGGGCGGGAggtgagtttaaaaataaaaccttgttTAGATGCTGGTTATTTGGGGAGGGGACATGTTTATccttttttgtttacttgtgATTACTGCATCCAGTAATCCCACAAAATATGCAATgagatttaaaatttcaaactgtATTAAAAGGTATGGCAGAAAGTAAGTTTATCTTCCATCTTGTCCACAATTCAGCCACTGGTTAAGTTTCTAGTGTATCCTTTCAGATGGTTTTTATGTACATTGCTAAGCGTGTGTAtatcttcccttttaaaaaacaatctacaTTCGTTCTGCGTCTCGTTTTATTAACATTTGTGTCTACATCAGTACGAAAAACTTCTGCCTGCCTTGTTCATCCTTAGTGTGGGTGGCCCCCTAGCAGCTGTCCCCATTTCTCAGACGAGGGCGCCTGGGACAGCTCGTTGACTTGGCCCGGCTCGGTGAGACCAGGAGTTCGGGTCTGGCTCCTTCCCGGCGGGGCGGGAGGCTGGGCCCAGCGGGCGGCAGGAAGTGCCAGGCGCTGACTCGCGGGCTACACCCCCGTGGCTTGTAAACGCGGGGCAGACGCGGCACAGGCACTTGAGCCTCGCAGCCTGGGCTCCTCTCTACTTCGCGAGGTGAGCGCCGCACCGACGCCGGGTGCCCCAGGCCTCCGGCCCAGCGCCGCGCCCGGGGCGGAACAGGAAGAAGCACCCGCCTGCCGGGGCTCCGCCTGCCGCCGCCAGCGCGAGGGGAGGGGGCTCCGCGGGCGAGGGCGGCGGCCCGTACCAGAGGGGCCGGCGGGCCGGTGGACGGGCGGGCAAAGAGGGCTCTGCGGCGGCTTTCTTACGACTCGTTCCCGTTCCTTCACCTTCTCAGGGCGGCGGCTGGCGGCGCGATGGACGTGGCCGGGCTCCTACTGGACGAAGAAGTCACCTTCTCCCTCACCGGCTTCCAGGACTTCACGGTGAGCGTGCGGcccgcctcctccccagcctcccggCACTTGGAGCCTGGAC
Coding sequences within:
- the RETREG2 gene encoding reticulophagy regulator 2; this translates as MASGGGGGNTGAGGGPGMGLSLGLGLGLGLGMGEATGEAEEEAATAEAVGRLATTLWLRLRGWEAVLAAAQRLLVWEKPLHSLVTAAALNGLFWLLSSSSLRPFFLLSISLLAYFLLDLWQPRFFPDVSASSPEEPHSDSEGAGSGARPHLLSVPELCRYLAESWLTFQIHLQELLQYKRQNPAQFCARVCSGCAVLAVLGHYVPGIMISYIVLLSILLWPLVVYHELIQRMYTRLEPLLMQLDYSMKAEADALHHKHDKRKRQGKNIPPGGDEPLAETESESEAELAGFSAVVDVKKTALALAITDSELSDEEASILESGGFSVSRATTPQLTDVSEDLDQQSLPSEPEEALSRELGEGEEAELVPPEDLLGPAQTLSRQALDLEEEEEDVAAKETLLRLSSPLHFVNTHFNGAGSSPDGVKCSPGGSVETLSPEAVSGDLSAPPTTLSPPLCLADSDPVPSSMFSPLPQDLAQPLPAPEEEEALTTEDFELLDQGELEQLNAELGLGPETPPEPPDAPPLGPDTHSLVQSDREAQAMAEP